Part of the Vigna radiata var. radiata cultivar VC1973A chromosome 11, Vradiata_ver6, whole genome shotgun sequence genome is shown below.
ACCAAGGAAGCCTTTACAACATTATTCACTATGGTTGTAGAATTTGTAGCATGCTGAGACATCAAATCAAGAaatatgattgatttttttatcataaggcTAAGAATTGtagaaaaaatacaaagatcACTTAAGTTATATTGTGCCACCAAATCAATTGTATTATATTCTAACAACAAAAAAAGCTAGAACAAGTCAAAATACACTAATACCAAGTtcctaattattaaagaaaagataCACAGtgaataaatttcaataaaacacttagaaataaACTTCATGATAGCATATATCTTCTTACTACTTACATTTCATGAACATGTTACTAATACgagtgttttgattttttaaagatCTTTagtttaatgaaatttaattacttttgtaattttttattttatatttattttcatatatgtatAACATTGTCTCTtgaatatatttgatttaacaaaaatattattcaaaaattgcattttatatattaaaattcttatattgatctcatttaaataaaataaaaataaaatatataattttcatactgtacattttatctaaatttatgTCAGTTAATTATGTCAATATTAGTCATTATTGTTAAGTTTGattgtaaataatataataaaagctattttaattctatatacaaatataattaatgatgaaatttttgtatatgttattgaacttataaaatcttaaatattttataacaatttaaattatatatatatatatatatatatatatatatatatatatatattttaaatatgtttacattattatattttattaaataatttattaaagtaatatgattaattaattatgatgaaaaatatatgttatcaaaaaattattttatagaaatcatgaataatattttaattttttaaagaaataaattaaaatattaaaccccaataaaagtaacttaaaaaaattacaaaaaaaaatcataattattattcttgtttctttcatttcagAGAGTAAAATTAAgctttaatacatcatttggtccttTCTTATGGTGTTTTGGTTCAAAATAGTCTCATCTTtgaaaaaagttcactaaagtctcatatttcaataaaaattgttcaatgtTGTCCTTTTGGCAGACGACGTTAAAATCTTAACGGTGCATATGCTAGCATGGCGAAACGTTGATGAGCTGTCAAATTGGAAGCTTAGGTGGCTTTGTGAAGTAATTTGCATgtgtaaataattaagataaaaataaaaaatgacataaaagaggttaaagtaaaaaacccTTACCCTTATCTAATTACGCGATTTCTGGGTTTTTGGTGTTGGAAAGTGGTGATTTCTGGATTGTATTGATGATTCTATTGTTGAATCCTTGAAGGCACAAGTGGAACTTCGTACGGAAGTGAGGTAAGGTATCTGAGCCAAATTAGttaatgttgttgatgttttatttgggggttagggttcaTGTTGTTGTTCTTGGTCATTCCATCACTCATGATAAAACCAGGTTGGAATCGAAGTTATCCTTTCATGTGGGGTAATTCCTCGTTGCAAATGTGGTGTCTGAATCGTTCAAAACGCAATGAACATTAGCAAAAGCAACATTTTTCAAGCGcaacaaagatttttttttaaaaaagaaaaaatgaagcaACCCACGTTCAATTGAAGTCAAGTTACTTGCTTTTGGTGATTAAATGCATCTGGATTCATAGATCCATCCAAAAGCCATGATAAAACCCATAGCAATTGGcaggaaaacagaaaaaaaaaaaaaaaaaaaggaacatcAGAAAGAGAGATGTATTTTGGGTGAGGGGAGGGGAAGGAATGAAAGCAAACCGAATTGGGATTCGGTTTTGATAATTGTCTCTTGATTCGCTATTGCCAGATGATAAGGAATCGATGCAGTTTCCTTGCTGGTTTTGTAATTAGAAGTTTGAGCATCAGGTTCTGATCTTGCGCTTTGAAATGTTTCATGATTGACTGAGGTTTACTTGGTCTATTCACTCTCCCTGTGTCTATGCAATGCATGTTTTTTCAGTACCTCTAATTGGAGATGTGCAAAGGCTTTGGGTGAATACTTAGCTGAAAGGAATATTATGGGAATTTGTGAGTAGTTTATGTAAAAAGATATTCTGCGAAGAATATTGTTTTCTGCAATCTGCATAGGTTTaacccttttaatttaatccACACCACGTCAGCATCGAAGTAAGTAGGTAATTGAATTTCCACCATGCTAGCAACTACACcattatgattttaataacGTCTATAAAAAGTAAcatattgaacattttttaacaaatatgaaactttagtgatttttttctaaaattggaaTCATTTTGAAAACCAAAAGAAGTGGGACCAAAGTAGCTATTCAACCTAAAATTAATAAGTAACTAAAGTGGTAGAGCGAGAAAACATCATATACCAATTTAAACTATTCTGAATGAACGAACAATCCAGATACACTTACACTTTTTGTTCTAACATGCCATGGAAGGGTTTATTCCTCATTGATTCATAATCTAACATGCCGCTCTCTTTCTGACTCTTGATCATCTCCACGCGATCCGAACCGTAGGAGGACACAACGGTCACTGCAAGACCATGTTCGTGCCTTCTGCCTCCGTCGCCTTCGGTTTGGGAATCGTCACCTGACTGGACTGCCCGGTTCTCTTCCCGGAACCGCCGGTTTTGCCTAACAGATGCcgtagagagagagaggaattTTAGAGaattgaagaattaaaagagtaagaaaggaaagaaagtgtGGGAGTAGGATTTGAGTTTAGTTACAATACGACTACTGTGTAAATTTTAATGATAGAAGAGTTAGAATGATCCGGCACACGGCGTTGGACCCAGATTTTGCATACAAAGTATGTGGTGTGCTACAGCCGTTTTTGCTGTCACTGGCAAAGTCTTCGAATCCCGTAACGCTGAGACAATGCAGTCAAATCCACGCAAAGCTCATTGTCTCCCAATGCATTTCACAAACCCACTTAACCAATACTCTCTTGAATATGTATGCCAAATTTGGTCACCTTCGCCATGCCCATATCCTGTTCGACTATATGCCTAACAAGAATGTTGTCACCTGGACAACCTTAATTTCCTCGCATCTCCGAACTGGGTCACTCCCAAAAGCCTTTGAGATGTTCAATAAGATGCGTGAAACGAATGAGAGGCCCAATGAGTACACGTTCTCTGTTCTGCTTCGAGCTTGTGCCACTCCTTCATTGTGGGGAGTGGGTTTGCAGATTCATGGTCTGCTAGTTCGATCTGGGCTTGAGAGAGACAAGTTTGCTGGGAGCTCTATTGTGCATATGTACTTTAACTGTGGCAATAATCTCGAGGGTGCATGTCGTGCTTTTCATGACTTGTTGACGAAAGACCTTGTTGCATGGAATGTTATGATTTCTGGGTTTGCTCATGTTGGTGACTTTAGCATGGTTCATAGGTTGTTTTCTGAGATGTGGGAGGTCCAAGGATTGAAACCCGATGATAGTACGTTTGTTAGCTTACTCAAGTGCTGTTCTTATTTAGAACAGGTAAAGCAAATCCATGGGCTTGCATCTAAGTTTGGTGCCGAAGCTGATGTTGTGGTGGGAAGTGCTATGGTTGACTTGTATGCCAAATGTGGGGATGTAAGTTCTTGCAGGAAAGTCTTTGACTCCATGGAGGAGAAGGATAACTTTGTTTGGAGTTCTATCATTTCAGGCTATACCATGAATGGTAGAGGCGAGGAAGCTGTGCATTTTTTCAAGGACATGTGTAGACAAAGGATTAGATCAGATCAGCATGTGTTTTCGAGTACTTTGAAAGCTTGTGTTGAACTGGAGGACTTTAACACTGGAGTTCAAGTGCATGGCCAAATGATAAAAGCTGGGTATCAAAAGGATTGTTTTGTAGCAAGTGTGTTGCTGACTCTCTATGCCAGTTTTGGTGAACTTGTGGATGTGGACAAGGTGTTTAGAAGAATTGTTGATAAAGATATTGTAGCGTGGAATTCGATGATCATGGCTCATGCTCAACCAGGGCGAGGATCTAGTCCCTCTATGAAACTATTACAAGAACTTCGCAGAACCACCTCGTTGCAAATTCAAGCTGCCACCCTAGTTATTATTCTGAAGTCTTGTGAGAATAAACTAGATTTTCCTGTAGGTAGACAAATTCATTCACTTATAGTAAAATCGAGTGTGAGCCATCATACTTTGGTTGGCAACGCATTAGTTCACGTGTACTCTGAGTGTGGACAAATTGGTGATGCATTTAAAGCTTTTATTGACATTGTCCAAAAAGATGACGGTTCTTGGAGTTCTATTATTGGAACTTATAAACAAAATGGGCTGGAATCAGAAGCTTTGGAGCTATGCAAAGAGATGTTGGCTGATGGAATCACTTTTACCGTTTATAGCCTTCCATTGTGTATTTCAGCTTGCTCACAACTTTCAATTATACAAGTGGGTAAACAACTCCATGTTTTCTCTATCAAGTCTGGTTACAACCGTCATGTGTATGTAGCAAGTTCCATCATAGATATGTATGCTAAATGTGGAACCATGGAGGAGTCGGAGAAGGTTTTTGGTGAACAAGTAGAGCCGAATGAAGTAATTTATAATGCTGTGATGTGTGGATATGCTCATCATGGAAAGGCACAAGAAGCCATAGAAGTATTTAATAAGTTAGAGAAGAATGGTTTGACCCCCAATCACGTAACTTTCTTGGCTGTGCTATCAGCTTGTAGCCATTCAGGTTATGTGGAAGATACTTTGTATTTCTTTACATTGATGCttaacaaatacaaaattaagcCAGAATCTGAGCATTATGCATGCTTAGTTGATGCCTTTGGCAGGGCAGGAAGGTTAGAGGAAGCTTATCAAATAGTGCAGAAGGATGGAAGTGAATCAGCATGGAGAACATTACTAAGTGCTTGTAGGAATCATAATAACACAGAAATTGGAGAAAAATCTGCAATGAGGATGATAGAATTGAATCCCAGTGATCATGCTTCGTACATTCTTCTCTCAAACATTTACACTGGAGAGGGAAAATGGGAAGAAGCTCTTCAATGTAGGGAGAAAATGGCTAAAATTCGTCTGAAGAAAGATCCAGGCAGTAGTTGGTTGATTTGAGGATCGCTTAGATGTGATTTATACTAACGTAATAAcagtgcaatttttttttaaaaaaaagttaataaaataatctaaataacTATTTGCTCTCATAAATTAATGCATTTCTATATATTGAgctgataatttttttcttttttggtttgccatatgtatttttctttttatatattttacttcccatttctaataatattttacattttattttttgtcctaATATATTAATCTCTGACAAATAATGAGTCATTTGTTAAATGATCATATCAGTTATTAATTACGAtgacacttttatttatttgaattttgttttaaaaagttaattgatGTGATGAAAatagtagattttttttaatcttctatCTTTAA
Proteins encoded:
- the LOC106776695 gene encoding pentatricopeptide repeat-containing protein At4g39530-like, yielding MIRHTALDPDFAYKVCGVLQPFLLSLAKSSNPVTLRQCSQIHAKLIVSQCISQTHLTNTLLNMYAKFGHLRHAHILFDYMPNKNVVTWTTLISSHLRTGSLPKAFEMFNKMRETNERPNEYTFSVLLRACATPSLWGVGLQIHGLLVRSGLERDKFAGSSIVHMYFNCGNNLEGACRAFHDLLTKDLVAWNVMISGFAHVGDFSMVHRLFSEMWEVQGLKPDDSTFVSLLKCCSYLEQVKQIHGLASKFGAEADVVVGSAMVDLYAKCGDVSSCRKVFDSMEEKDNFVWSSIISGYTMNGRGEEAVHFFKDMCRQRIRSDQHVFSSTLKACVELEDFNTGVQVHGQMIKAGYQKDCFVASVLLTLYASFGELVDVDKVFRRIVDKDIVAWNSMIMAHAQPGRGSSPSMKLLQELRRTTSLQIQAATLVIILKSCENKLDFPVGRQIHSLIVKSSVSHHTLVGNALVHVYSECGQIGDAFKAFIDIVQKDDGSWSSIIGTYKQNGLESEALELCKEMLADGITFTVYSLPLCISACSQLSIIQVGKQLHVFSIKSGYNRHVYVASSIIDMYAKCGTMEESEKVFGEQVEPNEVIYNAVMCGYAHHGKAQEAIEVFNKLEKNGLTPNHVTFLAVLSACSHSGYVEDTLYFFTLMLNKYKIKPESEHYACLVDAFGRAGRLEEAYQIVQKDGSESAWRTLLSACRNHNNTEIGEKSAMRMIELNPSDHASYILLSNIYTGEGKWEEALQCREKMAKIRLKKDPGSSWLI